Below is a genomic region from Nitrospira sp..
ATCACCGGGTTGAGACCGACATACTTGAGAAGCACGACGTCCTGCGCGAACCGTTCTTTGAGCGAGGATTCGATCATCGCATTGCCGCCGTACTTGATCACGACGGTCTTGCCCCGAAACGTGCGGATGTAGGGCAACGCCTCAATCAGGACATTGGCCTTCTTGATCAGCTTGTTCATTCCGTACTCCTCACAGACGGTGGGCGTGTCCTCGGAACGCTACCTTACCACGATCAGCATGACGGACACAGGCCCGACCTCCGGCAATCCTAGCGCCGCCTGGCCGCCTTCCGCTCTTGGCCTGGCGTGGCTGCGTCGGCTCGCGGATGCGCCTTGTCGTAGACGGCCAGGAGTTGGTCCATCGTGACATGCGTATACTTCTGAGTCGTACTCAGCGATGCATGCCCCAACATTTCTTGGATCGACCGCAAATCCGCTCCTTCGTCGAGAAGATGCGTCGCAAACGAATGGCGCAATGTATGGGGGCTGACCGAACCGCCGGTCAAGCCGCTGGAATGCTGCGCCACGATGCGGGCGACGCTCCTGGTCGTCAATCGTCCTCCCAGGCGATTGCGAAACAGGGGCACCCGAGACTGCTTCGAGGAACCGGCCGGTCGCGAGGGAATCGGGGCCTGCTTCAAGTATGCGCCGATCGCTCGAAGCGCCACATCCCCGATCGGCACGAGCCGTTCCTTTTGCCCCTTTCCCCGTAGATGAACGATCCCATCCGAGCGGCGGACATCTTCCAAGTCCAGCGCGACCACCTCGCTGACTCGAGCGCCTGTCGAATAGAGCGTCTCCAGCAGCGCGCAGTCTCTCGCCGATTGCGGGGGGTTGACGGGGGAACCTGTCATCACGGCGGCCGCCTCCTCCTTCGTCAGAACCCGGGGAAGCAGCTTGGGCTGCTTCGGCGTCCGGATATCCTGCGTGGGATCGCGCGTGACGAATCCGTCGCGTACCAGGAATCGGTAGAAGCTCCGGAGACTGGCCAGCTTCCGCGCCAGGGAACTGCGCCGTATCCCGCCTCGATCCAGCCACCGAAGGTAGGCGCGGACGGTCTCGCGGGATAGAGTTCCGGGATCCACGGGGGGCACGGCAAGGCGATGGGCAAGGAGAAAGCTGTGAAATTGACGGAGATCCGACGTATAGCCGCGCAGTGTCTCGGGCGAGGCGCGTCGCTCCGCGCGGAGGAAGGCTATGAAAGCCCGGATTGCGCCATCCATGCGGCAAAGTCCGTCAGCGCACGCTGGGCGATGAGACCACGCTTCTGCGATTTATCCCTCACCACCGCGGCCAGCGGTGGGAAGAGGCCGAAATTCGCGTTCATCGGCTGAAAACGCCCGGGATCTGAGGTGGTGATATGAGCTACGAGACTGCCGTGAGCCGTTGTCGGCGGAGGCGACAGCAAGGCCTCCCCGGCCAACGCGCGAGCCGCGTTGATTCCCGCGAGCCCTCCCATCGCAGCCGAATCCGTATAGCCTTCGACCCCGACCAACTGCCCGGCGAACAGCAACGACTCGCGGGCCTTGAGCTGAAGCGTGTTGCGAAGCAATTGGGGCGCGTTGATAAACGTATTGCGGTGAAGACTGCCATAACGGAGAAATTCCGCTTGTTCCAAGCCCGGTATCATTCGGAACACCCGCTTCTGCTCGCCATAGGTCAACTTCGTCTGGAACCCGACCAGGTTATAACAGGACCCATGGCTGTTCTCCGTGCGCAACTGCACGACTGCGAACGGCCGTCGCCCCGTGCGGGGATCCACGAGTCCCACCGGTTTCATCGGCCCGAACTGCATGGTCAGACGCCCGCGTTCCGCCATGACTTCGATCGGGAGACAGGCCTCGAAATACGGAGTTTTTTCAAATTCCTTCGGCTGCACTTTTTCAGCCGCGAGCAAGGCCTCGTAAAACTTGTCGTACCTCGATTCGTCCATCGGGCAGTTCAGATAGTCGTCTCCCCCCTTCTGGTAGCGCGAAGCACGAAAGACCACCTTCATGTCGATGGAGTCGGCATCGACGATCGGCGAGATCGCGTCATAGAAGTACAGATGGCGTGAGTGGGCGAGGGCTCCGATCGCCCGCGAAAGTTTGTCGGACGTCAACGGTCCCGACGCGATGACACAGACGCAGTCCTGAGGAATCTCGGTGATCTCTTCATGCAGGATCCGAATGTTGGCATGGCTCTCAAGAGCCTGAGTCACGTGGGAGGAAAACCGTTGACGATCGACCGCCAGCGCCGCTCCGGCCGGAACGCGCGCCTGTTCCGCGGCTCGAATCACCAGCGAATCAAGCCGGCGCATTTCCTCCTTCAGGATTCCCGGGGCCGTTGTGGAATCCGCGGATCCAAGCGAGTTCGAGCAGACCAGTTCGGCCAGGCTCCCCGTCTTGTGAGCCGGCGTCATCTCCTTCGGACGCATTTCATAGAGCGTCACTCTGGCACCGCGGTTGGCTGCCTGCCAAGCTGCTTCGGATCCGGCTAACCCGCCGCCAATAATGACGATGTCTTGACGCATGAGAGAGGAGTCCCAAAGAGGGATTTTTAAGGCGGACGCGCATTGTAGGAATCTCATTTTGACGATGTCAAGGCGATCATGCTCCAGATGCCTCGCGAGATCCCGCGAAAACTCGAAGAACAGGCGTTCTTGCGTTGAACGGCGGTCAGGGCCATGCTAGACTCGCGGCCTGTGGGCGATTAGCTCAGTGGCAGAGCGCTTCCTTCACACGGAAGAGGCCACAGGTTCGATACCTGTATCGCCCACCATCTGCTGCGCACGGGGCTGTGCCACTGCCGGTTTGAGCTCTCCCGACCGAAATCTCTCGAATTCTGGACAGATCTCCGGAGGTCGGTTACACTTCAGTTCGTCTACATCGAACTCTACCGACTAAGAGGGATGCACATGAAGACGACAGCTCGTGCCATGGGAGCCCTCCTGCTGCTGGCGCTCGCAGGGTGCACAGCCAACAAACAGACGGTCGATACGAATGGGGATTACGTCGCACCTGCCAGTATCTACAGTGTCATGGACAGTACCTCACTGGTCTACACCGATGTTGCGGCAGGCGCGCCGTTGAACGACCACCCATTGCGGTGGACGGCCTTTGTTATCCATCCAGCCGGGCAGGCGCTTGACTACGGGATCAACCGGCCGATCTTCTACGGCTTGTCGAGCAAGATGCCCTATCTCTTCGGTTACACCAGCGAAGACTCGATGTTGGACAACCAGCGTCGCTGATTCGACTCCCTTCTATTTGTACTAAACGTGTCAGCGCCGTCGGCTCGTTCCTTCAAGGGGACGCAGTCGCCGGCCGTTGTGCGGCTGGCAATCAAGATAGAGTTTCTGTATCCTCGGCTGCATGATTCTTCCGGAAGCGCGCTACGCACCTCCTCGCGGAACCGGTGTCGTTGTCGTATGCCTCGTCGGGCTGGCCTTGTTGCTAGGGGCCTGTGAAACGCCGAATCCACGGCAAGCCAACCTTCCTCCGTCAGAAAGTGACCTTGCACTTCTGAAATCGGAGTCGCTCTGCGAGCGCAAGGAGCATTTTCTCCAACGACACGCGCTCTCGTCCCTGAAAGTGACGCCGTGGGGCACGGGGCAGGAGATCATGGTCCCCGCCGATCAAAGCCCTCTCCACGGCGACGAGTCGTATTTTTTCGACGAAGATGGAATTCTCGCCGGCGTCCTCTACACGTTTCGCAGCGGTCTGGATCTGAAACCGTACCCGACGCTCCGGCATACTCTGTCTCTGCTCAAACCGGTCACGGAATTCTATCTCCACGTTCCGGGCTTGTCGACCGAATCGAGTTTCGATTCTTCCGCCCTCTACGAAACGGGCGACGAGAAAACGACCACGCAGTATCTGGTGATCGGCTTCAGGGAGCACCCGACCTTGTTGCAGGCTTCGGTCACGACCGATCCCTACGTCAGACTTTTCTCTCCCTACCGCCGGGAGTTCCTGGCCCGTCTGAAGTCGACCGGCACCCAGAAAGAAGGACAACGGATCGAACCACAGGGATCAGAGGACAAAGAGCCGTTTGCATCGCTCCAGCAGTTCGCCAGGGGACAGACCGCTCAACTCTCATACTGCGGACCACAGAATTATCGTGTTGCGGCGGATGCCTACCAGAAGGCTATTTCGGGCGGATTCACAAATAAGGTGTGGCAGGCGGAAGTCCACCACAAATACGGTCAAGCGCTCTTTGGACTCGGACAATACGAAAAGGCGAAAAGCGAAATGCTGCAGTCGTTGGCGATCCGGCCCAATACGCCGGATACCTTCAACAATCTCGGCTCGGTATACCTCAAGCTCGGCGACAAGACGGCGGCCCAGACGGCATTCGAAAAAGCCATCATCCTGCGACCCAACTATGCGATCGCTCGCTTCAACCTGGCGGAGACCGTCGAGCCCGTGAATCCTAAACGGGCCCTCACCGAGTATGAGACCTACCTGGCATTGGCGGATGGCATTCCCGAGGAAGCCGACCGCATTGCCCTCGTGCAACAACGCGTCAAAAAATTGAAACACTGACGGGTTGGACCGTTTACCGGCGGGCTTGTTCTTCTTCTTCCTGCAGGGTCTTGCACGCGATACAGAGGGTGGTGACAGGACGGGCCTTCAACCGTTGGTAGGGGATTTCTTCTTCGCACCGTTCGCAGATCCCATAGGTGCTCTTCTTCATCCGTTCCAACGCTTCATCGATTTTCTTGAGGAGCTTCTGTTCGCGCTCCTTGATACGCATCGTAAAATTCTGATCGACCTCGGCCGAAGCCTGGTCGCTGACATCCGGAAACGCCTCTTGACCGTCTCGCTTGGTGAGACCCTCTCCGGCCTCCTCCAAGATGGCAGCCCGCTGTTTTTGGAGTTCCTTGCGTATGGCGGAATACTTCCCGGCGCCGCCGGAAGATTGAACCTTTCGTTTGGGAACGGAAGGTTTCACTGAAGCGCTGCCGGTGCGTCTGACGTGGGGGCGTGCTTTCATACCAAAATTGCTTCCTGACGGCACCAGTACGGACTATACCAGGGGGGCCAAAAGAGGGTCAATGGGACGCGGGAACGCGCGGCGCGGAATTTCTACAGTTCCCGCCGGCCCTCGATGGATTTCAGCAGCGTGACCTCATCGGCATACTCAATATCCATCCCGACCGGGATCCCGTAGGCAATGCGCGAAACCCGAGTTCCCAACGGCTTGAGTTGATTGGTGAGGTAGATCGCCGTGGCCTCTCCTTCGATCGTCGGATTGGTCGCCAGAATCACTTCCACAACGCCCCCCAACTTGACCCGGTCGATGAGTTCCTCGGCGCGAATGTCCGACGGTCCCACGCCGTCGAGCGGCGACAGCGCCCCTAGGAGGACGTGATACAGGCCGCGATACCCTCCCGCACGTTCGATCGCATAGAGCGTACTGGGCTCCTCCACCACCAGGATCCGCGAACGGTCACGCTTCGGGTCGAGACAGAACTCGCACAAATCGCCTTCGGCGATGTTCCGACACTGACGGCAAAACGAAAGGCCGTCTTTGACCGCCCGCACCGCGTCAGCCAATCGCAGCGCGTCGTCTCGCTCAGCCTTCAACAGATGGAACGCCAGTCGTTGAGCAGTCTTCTGTCCGATACCCGGAAGGCGAACCAGCTCCCGAACCAGCCGCGCCAGCAATCCCTGTTGATCGACAGCCATGGTCGTTCGGCCCTAAAACAATCCAGGCATGTTCATGCCGCCGGTCACGGCTTTCATCTGCTCGGCCATCATGTCATGGGCCCTCCGAAGCGCTTCGTTCGTCGCAGCCAAAATCAAATCCTGCAGCATCTCCACGTCGTCGGGCTTGACCGCTTCGGGATTAATGCTGATCCCGACGAGTTGCATGGCGCCATTGGCCGTCACGGTGACGGTCCCGCCGCCAGCGGAACCGGTGGTGGTTTTATTCGCCGCCTCTTCCTGCAGCTTCGCCATTTGCTGCTGCATGGCCTGCGCCTGCTTCATGATGTTGGCCATGTTTCCAAACGGATTCTTCATTCCTCCACCTCTTTCTGCCGCGTCACCGGTCTGACGTCGGTGAGTTCTGCTCCGAAGATTTCCAACGCCCGTTTCACGACCGGATGGGCGCGCGCCTGCTCGAACAGCACCAGCCGCCGATCCTGCTCCCTTGCCGCTCTGATCTGCGCCATCGTGGGCCCCGGCGGAGCCTCCTCCGTCTGCTCAACGATGCGAAGTCGCATCGATTGACCGCTGAGTCTCGTGCAGAGCGCGGTCAGCGCCTGCATGTTGTCCGGTTTCTCAAGCATGGCTCGCGCCACAGTGGCCTGCTTGTCGAATCCGATCGTGATCACGCCGCCCTCAATGCCGACCAAACGCCCTCTCTCGAGAAAGGGTGCGACGTTGGGAAACGCTCGCCCCACTTCGTCCTGGAACTGCTCCCACTCCAGCGTCACCACAACGCCGCTCGGGGGCGATCCAGGTGCCGCCTCTATAGGGGCACGCACGGCGTCCTCTTTTGCATTCGCGGACTGCGCGGACGAAGTCCCCGTCTTTGCCGCAGTAGAGGCAAAGGGGTCTTGTGTGGCCGCCGCTTTGGCCGTTGCGGACACCTGACGTGTCGGCGACGACGCAGGGCCCGCGCGCAGCTCCGGCCCGAGACCTTTCTCCGTACGCGGCGCCGCCGGGATGGGCCGGCGCTCCGCTGCGAGCGGGCGAGCGGGTTGTCCCGCGGATGCTTCGCCTTTTCGAAGGAGGCGGGTCGCCTTCACCGATGCTGTCTCCAGCACGAACCGAGGATGGGCGCTGCTCCGAAGACTATCCTCAGCCTGGGTAAAGATAGCGAAGAGCTGTTGCAGTTGGTCAGGGTTAAACGCACCTTTATCCGACTCGAATTGCGCGAGGTCCTCCGAAGAGGTTTCGATTAACCGCGGCCATTCATGCGGCGCAGTGACCGAGACCACGAGCATGTTTCGCAGGTACTCAACGATCTCCGCGCAATAGGCCCGCAGGTCGTGTCCTCGATCCAACAGGGTCGACAAGACGTGCAGCGCGCCAGCGCTGTCCTGTGCGATAAGGGTTTGGATCATGGCTCGGACCAACTCTTGAGGTACCGCACCCAGCAGGAGTTCGAGATCTGCATGGACAACCGTCTTTCCCCCGAATGCCATCGCCTGGTCGAGTAAACTCAAGGCGTCGCGCATGCTGCCTTCACTGGCCCGAGCCAAGGCTGCGAGACTTCGATCTTCTACCGTAATGCCATCCTGCGCCGCCACGTGAAGAAGCCGCTCCACGATCTCGGTTCGGGCGATCCGCCGAAAATTGTAATGCTGGCAGCGCGACAGGATGGTCGCCGGTATCTTGTGGATTTCCGTGGTCGCGAAGATGAACACTACGTGCCCCGGAGGTTCCTCCAAAGTCTTCAGCAGCGCGTTGAACGCGGAGTTCGACAGCATGTGGACTTCGTCGATGATGTAGATCCGGTACTGTCCTCTGAACGGAGCAAACTTGACGTTTTCCCGGATCTCCCGCACATCGTCCACGCTCGTATTGGAGGCGCCGTCGATCTCGATCACATCGACCGAATTTCCCTGCGCGATCTCGCAGCAATTGACGCAGACGGCACATGGCGAGCCCGTCGGCCCGCGCTCGCAGTTAAGCGCCTTGGCAAGAATCCTGGCAACCGTGGTCTTGCCGACACCTCGTGTCCCGGAAAACAGATAGGCCTGCGCCACCCGCTTCGACTCAATGGCGTTCATCAGCGTCTGCACGACATGCGGCTGACCGATCACATCGTCGAAGGTGCCGGGCCGGTATTTGCGGGCAGAGACTTGGTAATCCATTGCGATTACTCAGTAGCCCTTCCACCACATGGCAGGATATTCAAACAGGCTATCCGACAAGGTCGCAGGGACTGAGAACTCCGAGGCGTACGGTTTTGGGGTACGTTTCAACATCCTGCATAGCGGGGCCAGGTGATCCTGCGGCACCCAGAACTGATTGCTTACCGTTGCTTCCTTCCGGACCTGGCGGGGTTCACAGGGTTCCGTTGCACAGGGCCTGGCCCCTTTTTCAAGGTGCTGAGTCCGGAGGAACGAGTTCTGAGCCTAGCCCTATTGAGCCCACCCTCGCGTCGTTGAAACTCAGCACACAGCACTTGCTACCCGGCACTGAACACTGAAGTCCGATACCATCCTCACAATCAGTGAGGCTCCGGGTCAAAACTCACTCATACCGAGGTGTCTATCCGCCCGCAACGATCACGATACTGCGACTAAGAGCGAACGGTTCACACGAAGTGTGGTTTGGCGGAGAGGGTGGGATTCGAACCCACGGTCCCGTTGCCGGGACGCATGCTTTCCAAGCATGTCGATTCGTCCACTCTCGCACCTCTCCGCAATTCTCGGAAATGTGATCTTAGCACGCGCGTTTTTGAGCGGCAAGGTGAGCGTTTGACGCTACTCCGATGCTTTCCTATACTGCCGGACGATCCGCGGAGAGGTCGCATGACGTGAATCTTGAAAGATGGACGAAGCTGCGGGCCCGTGGTACCAGCAGGGAATTCCTATGAGGAGATGGTTGGTCGCTAAGAAGGAGGCGCCGAGATGATTGCAATGGAGACGCTCACGCAATACGCCGTGCGATACGGCCTGCAAGCTGTGGTAGCGATCGGGATTTTCGCCGTCGGAGTGATCGTGGCGAGATGGGCGGGGAACCTGGCAAGACAGCAGCTTGAGCGCCACACGCTCGAGCCGCCGGTCCGGCTGCTGTTGGTTCGCGTCGTCAGAATCATCGTCCTGTTGTTCACGACGGTCATCGCCCTGGAGGCGCTCGGAGTGCCCATCGCTCCCTTGATCGCAGGCATCGGCGTCGCCGGCGTGGGGATCGGACTCGCGCTCCAAGGTGTACTCGGCAACGTCATGGCCGGGCTGTCCATTATCTTCACGAAACCCTACCGGGTCGGCGAGCACATCTCGGTGTTGGGCGTGCACGGAGATGTCGTCATGATCGACATCTTTTCCACCGTCCTCATGCACGCGGATCACTCCCGCGTGATCATCCCGAATCGGAAGATCATCGGAGAGATTCTTCATAATTTCGGCACGATCCGTCAAATGACTCTCACCGTCAACATCGCGTACACGGCCGATATGGACCGGGCATTGGCCATCACGCGGGAGGTGCTCCAGAGCCACCCCAAGATCCTGAAGGATCCAGCTCCGTCGGTCGGTATCAGCGCGCTCGGCCAGCCGGCCATCACCATTGCCATTCAACCCTGGACGGCCGTCGCGGATTACGGTTCGACCCAAGGGGAAATCAACAAGGCAGTGATGGAACGGTTTCGGGCCGCGCAGATCGAGTTTGCCCCTTCCGCCGTTGTACCAAGGCCCTAGGCTCGTCATCCGCCATCGCGGGGATCGAACCGGAACGGTTTCGTCCGTCGCCGCGGAATCGCCCTCACTCAGGAGCATCTTGCATCCAGCCCAGAAAGATTGTTCATATAGGATCAGCGGGGCGGGTACAACTGCTTACGCAGTTCTTGCCAATGACATCGGTCTCCCGCGGCACCGACCTGGCTCGTCGTCAGGCTGCGGGTGTGATTATTGCCAAAGCCGTGAGGATTCGGTTATACACCTGAGTCTCGCTCGAGTTGATTCGACCGACGATTCTCGCAATCAACCCATCGGAAGGCCGTCCACGGAATTAAGGGGAATTTGACGTTCATGCGAGGATCCTCGACCCTGAACGCCTGGGCAATCGTCCTGGCTCTCTGTTTGGCTTTTCCCTTAGCCGCACTCGCCTCGGACACCGATGTAGCGCCCGGTCCTCCGGCCCCGGTCCCCATCGATATTGTGACCTTGAAAGACGGCAGCATTCTGTACGGCGAGGTCATCGAAATGACCGAGGGGACGCTGCTCCTCAAGACCGTGGACAGCGCCGACAAGGCATTCAAGGTCAAGTGGAGTGAGGTGTCCAAGCTGACCGTGACCCATCCTCTCCCGTTCCATTTGAAGGAGGGTACGATCTTGGTAGGCACGACCCAAGCGGACAAGGACGGTTTCCTCCTGCTGAAAGTGGAATCGCTGGCCGAACCCCTGACGATTCCAGTCGGATCGGTCGCCTCCATCAACCCCCTCGTTCAGCCACCGGTTGTTTTCGTCGGCGCGGTGACGGCCGGCATCTCGACAGCGAACGGCAACACCAATTTTCAAAACGCCAGTTTCCTGTTGGACCTCACCGGACGCAGTGAAAAGCTGCGGCTGCTCTTGAACGGCCGGTATGTCTACAACGAGAACAACGGCCAACTCGCCGCCCGGAATGCCCGTGGCACGATCAAGCTCGACTTCTTTTTCACCAAACGTTTCTATGCCTTTACCAGCGCCTACTTCGAGCAGGATACATTCCAGGATCTGAACCTTCGGACCGCACTGGCGACCGGACCGGGCTATCAGTTTATCGACCTGGGCGATTTTTCCGGCCCGTACTTCAAGGACATCACCCTGTCGGGTGAGTTCGGCGTCAGCTATTTCAATGAGGATTTCAAGAATCTTCCCGATCAGTCGTCCGTGCGCGGACGAGGATCTCTGAGGCTCAATTGGCCCATGCTGGATGAGCGAATCGTGCTCTATCATTTCGGCGAATTTTTCCCCTCTTTCCAGAACAGTCAGGACTACTACATCACGATGGACCAGGGCATCCGGTTAAAGCTTATCGAAGGGTTCGTCGCGAATTTTCAGTACACCTACCGCTATAACAACAAACCCCCGGCCGGTGTTCAGAGCACTGACACGCTGTATCTCATCACGTTCGGCTACAATTTCGACACGACGCGACGGCGTTGACTTCGGCTGAAAGTCTCTCTCCTCAATCACTCGATACAAGGAGGGTTCCGATGTTGAAAGAATTCAGGGATTTTGCAATGAAGGGCAACGTGCTCGACATGGCCATCGGCGTCATTATCGGAGGAGCGTTCGGAAAGATCGTTTCATCGCTCGTCAGCGACATTCTGATGCCGCCCATCGGGTTGCTGATGGGGAAGGTGGATTTTTCCAGTCTGTTCCTGACCTTGTCGGGTACCCCACAACCCTCGCTGGTTGCAGCCAAGGCGGCGGGAACGCCGACCCTCAATTACGGCGTATTTCTCCAGAGCGTGTTCGACTTTCTTATCGTCGCCTTCGTGATTTTCATGCTGGTCAAACAAGTCAACCGCTTCAAGCGAGAGGCTCCGCCGGCACCACCGGCCGGCCCTACCAATGAAGAGAAATTGCTGATGGAGATTCGAGACGCGATCAAGAACCAGCGGCATTGAGTATGATGCCATTCCTGAATTCTACGGTCGGCGAGGAACCGCTCCCTCCTCGCCGCGCACGGGAGATCCGTTTCCGTCTGACATAAGAGGGGCCCATCGAAAAGCCAAGGAGGAGTCAATGCGAGGCAAGAGACTGGCAGCGTTCGTCCTGGGATTAGTCGTCACGGTCGGAGTGACGGGGGAGAGCGGTGCCGCCTGGTACTTGCAGGAAGAGGCGCCGAATGACAGCACGAGCCGGGCGCTCAACGAGATGACGGCCAAAGCCAAGGAGGTACCCCCTCCAGCGGATCCGCGCGATCTGCGGATCGCAGAACTGGAACGTATGGTGGCGGAGCGGGACAAGGAAATCGCTAGGCTGAACGGACTGTCGGGCGATTTGAGCCAGGCAAAGGGCCGGAGTGGCGATCTGGAGCGCCAACTGGCCGATCGCGACCGGGAGCTCGCCGATCGTACTCACGAATTGGCGGCACTCCGTTCGAGTGCGAGCGATTCTGAAAAACTTGCCCAACAGCTGTCCTCGACACAACGGGATCTCGAATTCTCGAAGAACCGTACGGTTGATCTTGAGAGGCAGATGAGCACCCTCTCAGCCTCCTCCGGTGCGGAGATCGCTGCCCTTCAGGCCGGCGCAGACGACAAGGACAAGCTCGCCGCCGAGTTGGCAGCGTCGAAACAACGGACAGCGGAGCTTGAAGCGCAGTGCGCAGCCCTCGGAAGCGCCGCGGGCGAGCGAGATAGACTCACGGCCGAGGTGGCGGCAGCCAAACAGCGGACCGCCGACCTTGAGAAGCAGCTGGCCGATCGTGATCGGGATCTCACAGGACTTCGCGGTGACCTCTCGGCGGAGAAGGATACACTCATGGCCGAGGTGGCCTCGGCCAAGCAGCATACGGCCGATCTCGAAAAGCAGCTGGCGGACCGGAATCGGGAACTGGCGAGCCTTCGCGGTGACCTCTCGGCGGAGATGGCGAAGCTGAAGGAAGCCGAACGCGGCCTGATCCGGGCGCTTAGACCCCAGATCGACAAGAAAAACATCACCGTCGACTTGAACAACGAACGGCTCCTCATCAACCTGAACTCCGGCTACCTGTTCGACTCCGGAGACGATCAGCTCAAGCCAGGGGGTGCTGAGGCCTTGAAACAGGTCGGCGCGATTCTGAAGGAATTCCCCGAATACCACGTCGCGGTGGACGGGCACACGGACAACCGGCCGATCCGTGCCGCACTGAAAAGCAAATTTCCGTCCAACGTGGAACTGTCTGAAGCGCGCGCGCGGAATGCCGCAGAGGCGCTGGCCGGTGGCGGATTCTCTGGAGCATCCACCGCCGGCTACTCGGATACCAAACCGGTGGCCTCCAATACCACCGATGCCGGACGGGCCCAGAACCGACGGGTGGAAATCCGCGTGACCAGATAGCGCACCCCCCACGGCGGCAGGAGCCTTCATCAGGAAGGCCCCTGCCGCTGAAGCTCCCCCTCAAGAAATCGAGCCGATCCTCACGGTTGAACTTGG
It encodes:
- a CDS encoding DUF481 domain-containing protein, which encodes MRGSSTLNAWAIVLALCLAFPLAALASDTDVAPGPPAPVPIDIVTLKDGSILYGEVIEMTEGTLLLKTVDSADKAFKVKWSEVSKLTVTHPLPFHLKEGTILVGTTQADKDGFLLLKVESLAEPLTIPVGSVASINPLVQPPVVFVGAVTAGISTANGNTNFQNASFLLDLTGRSEKLRLLLNGRYVYNENNGQLAARNARGTIKLDFFFTKRFYAFTSAYFEQDTFQDLNLRTALATGPGYQFIDLGDFSGPYFKDITLSGEFGVSYFNEDFKNLPDQSSVRGRGSLRLNWPMLDERIVLYHFGEFFPSFQNSQDYYITMDQGIRLKLIEGFVANFQYTYRYNNKPPAGVQSTDTLYLITFGYNFDTTRRR
- the mscL gene encoding large conductance mechanosensitive channel protein MscL yields the protein MLKEFRDFAMKGNVLDMAIGVIIGGAFGKIVSSLVSDILMPPIGLLMGKVDFSSLFLTLSGTPQPSLVAAKAAGTPTLNYGVFLQSVFDFLIVAFVIFMLVKQVNRFKREAPPAPPAGPTNEEKLLMEIRDAIKNQRH
- a CDS encoding OmpA family protein, whose product is MRGKRLAAFVLGLVVTVGVTGESGAAWYLQEEAPNDSTSRALNEMTAKAKEVPPPADPRDLRIAELERMVAERDKEIARLNGLSGDLSQAKGRSGDLERQLADRDRELADRTHELAALRSSASDSEKLAQQLSSTQRDLEFSKNRTVDLERQMSTLSASSGAEIAALQAGADDKDKLAAELAASKQRTAELEAQCAALGSAAGERDRLTAEVAAAKQRTADLEKQLADRDRDLTGLRGDLSAEKDTLMAEVASAKQHTADLEKQLADRNRELASLRGDLSAEMAKLKEAERGLIRALRPQIDKKNITVDLNNERLLINLNSGYLFDSGDDQLKPGGAEALKQVGAILKEFPEYHVAVDGHTDNRPIRAALKSKFPSNVELSEARARNAAEALAGGGFSGASTAGYSDTKPVASNTTDAGRAQNRRVEIRVTR